Proteins from a single region of Camelus ferus isolate YT-003-E chromosome 23, BCGSAC_Cfer_1.0, whole genome shotgun sequence:
- the RNF2 gene encoding E3 ubiquitin-protein ligase RING2, whose protein sequence is MSQAVQTNGTQPLSKTWELSLYELQRTPQEAITDGLEIVVSPRSLHSELMCPICLDMLKNTMTTKECLHRFCADCIITALRSGNKECPTCRKKLVSKRSLRPDPNFDALISKIYPSRDEYEAHQERVLARINKHNNQQALSHSIEEGLKIQAMNRLQRGKKQQIENGSGAEDNGDSSHCSNASTHSNQEAGPSNKRTKTSDDSGLELDNNNATVAIDPVMDGASEIELVFRPHPTLMEKDDSAQTRYIKTSGNATVDHLSKYLAVRLALEELRSKGESHQMNLDTASEKQYTIYIATASGQFTVLNGSFSLELVSEKYWKVNKPMELYYAPTKEHK, encoded by the exons ATGTCTCAGGCTGTGCAGACGAACGGAACTCAGCCGTTAAGCAAAACATGGGAACTCAGTTTATATGAATTACAACGAACACCTCAG GAGGCAATAACGGATGGCTTGGAAATTGTGGTTTCACCTCGAAGTCTACATAGTGAATTGATGTGCCCAATTTGTTTGGATATGTTGAAGAATACCATGACTACAAAGGAGTGTTTACATCGTTTTTGTGCAGACTGCATTATCACAGCCCTCAGAAGTGG CAATAAAGAATGCCCTACCTGCCGGAAAAAGCTAGTTTCTAAAAGATCTCTAAGACCAGACCCAAACTTTGATGCGCTCATCAGCAAAATTTATCCGAGTCGTGATGAGTACGAAGCTCATCAGGAAAGAGTATTAGCCAGGATCAACAAGCACAATAATCAGCAAGCGCTCAGCCACAGCATTGAGGAGGGACTGAAGATACAGGCCATGAACAG ATTACAGCGAGGCAAGAAACAACAGATTGAAAATGGTAGTGGAGCGGAAGACAATGGCGATAGTTCTCACTGTAGTAATGCATCCACACACAGCAACCAGGAAGCAGGACCAAGTAACAAAAGGACGAAAACATCGGATGATTCTGGGCTTGAGCTGGATAATAACAATGCAACAGTGGCTATTGATCCAGTAATGGATGGTGCTAGTGAAATTGAATTAGTATTCAGGCCTCATCCAACGCTTATGGAAAAGGATGACAGTGCACAGACAAG ATACATAAAGACTTCAGGTAATGCCACTGTTGATCACTTGTCCAAGTATCTGGCTGTGAGGCTAGCTTTAGAAGAACTTCGAAGCAAAGGAGAATCACACCAGATGAACCTTGATACAGCCAGTGAGAAGCAGTATACCATTTACATAGCAACAGCCAGTGGCCAGTTTACT gtGTTAAATGGCTCTTTTTCTTTGGAATTGGTCAGTGAGAAATACTGGAAAGTGAACAAACCCATGGAACTTTATTATGCACCCACAAAGGAGCACAAATGA